In the genome of Chrysiogenes arsenatis DSM 11915, one region contains:
- a CDS encoding FAD-dependent oxidoreductase: protein MAQLYDYDLIILGSGPAGLNAALQGVELGKRVALVEEHGFEGGNYLHNGTIPSKTLREAVLKLTGLSSVLSSRASLLQSGECEIDTHSLDHCSHVTFADLERETRAVIAYELSTVRKTLQRHNVAIISGKGSIQGAHSVQVRYEGKLSVCSGEHIVIATGSVPRRPADVPIDNEIIFDSTGLLAAGRIPRTMIVVGGGVIGTEYASIFAHLGTQVTLLDSGQRPLRFLDEEIGDHLLDSLGRRGLRFVPNQAIVRIYRDEHDGVVETTDGTFRADLVLYALGRLANTTGLGLAEAGIALDKYGYIAVNSLYQTAIPSIYAIGDVIGWPSLASTSALQGRKVVAQIYRASSCHFPETFPFGVYTIPEISMVGRTAAECRALGFAIQEGKAHYHELPRGIISSDIEGMLKLVTHRDTGEILGVHIIGTSATELIHTGYVAMMHADKASLFRTLVFNTPTFSEAYRVAALSLLAKEE from the coding sequence ATGGCGCAACTCTACGACTACGATCTGATTATTCTTGGCAGCGGGCCAGCCGGTTTAAACGCCGCACTTCAGGGGGTAGAGCTCGGCAAACGGGTAGCGCTTGTCGAAGAGCATGGTTTTGAAGGGGGCAATTATCTGCACAATGGAACAATCCCCAGTAAAACACTCCGCGAAGCCGTGCTCAAACTAACGGGACTTTCCAGTGTCCTCAGCTCACGAGCCTCGCTCCTACAATCCGGCGAATGCGAGATCGACACTCACAGCCTTGATCATTGCTCACACGTCACCTTTGCTGACTTAGAACGGGAAACGCGCGCCGTCATTGCCTACGAACTTTCCACCGTCAGGAAGACTCTGCAACGGCATAATGTCGCAATTATCAGCGGCAAGGGGAGTATTCAGGGCGCCCATTCGGTACAAGTGCGTTACGAAGGAAAACTTTCGGTGTGCAGCGGTGAACATATTGTCATCGCCACCGGCTCGGTGCCACGTCGTCCTGCCGATGTACCAATCGACAATGAAATTATTTTTGATAGCACCGGCCTACTTGCCGCCGGGCGCATCCCGCGCACTATGATTGTGGTTGGCGGTGGCGTCATTGGTACCGAATACGCAAGTATTTTTGCTCACCTCGGGACACAAGTAACACTCCTTGATAGTGGCCAACGTCCGCTGCGATTCTTGGACGAAGAGATTGGCGATCACTTGCTCGACTCACTCGGACGCCGTGGCCTGCGTTTTGTGCCGAATCAAGCTATCGTACGCATCTATCGCGACGAGCATGATGGCGTGGTTGAAACAACGGATGGAACATTTCGCGCTGACCTCGTGCTCTACGCCCTTGGTCGCCTTGCCAACACCACGGGGCTTGGGTTGGCCGAAGCAGGCATTGCACTGGATAAATATGGCTATATTGCGGTCAATAGCTTGTACCAAACGGCCATCCCCAGTATTTACGCTATTGGCGACGTGATTGGCTGGCCAAGCTTGGCATCTACCAGCGCCCTCCAAGGGCGGAAAGTCGTCGCGCAAATCTACCGCGCATCATCGTGCCATTTCCCAGAAACATTCCCCTTTGGTGTCTATACCATCCCAGAAATTAGTATGGTCGGACGCACCGCCGCTGAGTGTCGCGCGCTTGGTTTTGCGATTCAGGAAGGGAAGGCACACTACCACGAATTGCCACGGGGAATTATTTCGAGTGATATCGAAGGGATGCTCAAACTGGTAACGCATCGTGATACCGGTGAAATCCTCGGGGTGCATATCATCGGAACGTCGGCGACGGAACTCATTCATACAGGGTATGTTGCCATGATGCACGCTGATAAAGCTAGCCTATTTCGGACGCTCGTTTTTAACACGCCAACCTTCAGCGAGGCCTATCGCGTAGCCGCACTTTCGCTGCTCGCAAAAGAAGAATGA
- a CDS encoding phosphate-starvation-inducible PsiE family protein — protein sequence MSTTMGLFQKVNDLIFKLMIPLVILALLIGFAKIIFDLGDLFGENSLDRSFAILVTNILSMFVVIELFKGIVEYFEIKRMRITSIIDAGLVFLLREIMIAVYQHKLSASEIGFLSLALIAVAITRTLAVVYNPNYYYMDKEPKKTEEGEQKSDATGQ from the coding sequence ATGAGTACTACAATGGGGCTTTTTCAAAAGGTCAATGATCTCATTTTTAAGTTGATGATCCCACTGGTTATCTTGGCACTTTTAATTGGCTTCGCTAAAATAATTTTCGATCTCGGCGATTTATTCGGCGAAAATTCACTAGACCGCTCTTTTGCCATACTGGTTACGAATATCCTTTCCATGTTTGTCGTTATCGAACTTTTCAAAGGAATTGTCGAATATTTCGAAATCAAACGGATGCGGATCACCAGCATTATTGATGCGGGGCTGGTATTTCTGCTGCGCGAAATTATGATAGCCGTGTATCAACATAAACTAAGCGCTTCGGAAATTGGTTTTCTCTCGCTGGCACTAATAGCAGTAGCCATTACACGCACCCTTGCCGTCGTGTATAATCCGAATTATTACTACATGGATAAAGAGCCAAAAAAAACCGAGGAAGGGGAGCAAAAATCCGATGCTACTGGCCAGTAA
- a CDS encoding class I SAM-dependent methyltransferase, translating into MLLASKWKDYQLLDCGFGMKYERWGQYTLVRPDPQVIWPGKHSGEWSEFDACYHRSNAGGGQWEYRRKLPEQWTICYGDLTFKIKPTGFKHTGLFPEQAVNWDWIQQKVQHAPRAPHVLNLFGYTGGATVAAAKAGAQVCHVDAAKGMVQWCRENAELSDIPHDRIRYIVDDCLKFVQREAKRGKRYDAVIMDPPSYGRGKEGETWKLEKHLWELLQAVNEILAEQPLFFLINSYTTGLSPTVTENLLREILEGRGGTFSSGEIGIPIQHDGKVLPCGIYGRWEQ; encoded by the coding sequence ATGCTACTGGCCAGTAAATGGAAAGACTACCAACTGCTTGACTGTGGTTTTGGGATGAAATACGAGCGCTGGGGACAATACACTTTGGTGCGTCCCGACCCGCAGGTTATTTGGCCGGGCAAACACAGCGGAGAGTGGTCGGAATTTGACGCGTGCTACCACCGCAGTAATGCGGGTGGCGGACAGTGGGAGTACCGCCGCAAACTGCCGGAACAGTGGACGATTTGTTATGGCGACTTAACCTTTAAAATCAAGCCAACCGGCTTTAAGCACACCGGCCTCTTTCCCGAACAGGCGGTCAATTGGGATTGGATTCAGCAAAAAGTACAGCATGCGCCGCGCGCACCGCACGTACTCAATCTTTTTGGCTACACGGGTGGGGCAACGGTTGCCGCCGCCAAAGCTGGTGCCCAGGTCTGCCATGTCGATGCCGCCAAAGGGATGGTGCAGTGGTGCCGCGAAAACGCGGAACTCAGCGATATCCCTCACGACCGCATTCGCTACATCGTTGACGATTGCCTGAAGTTCGTGCAACGGGAAGCCAAGCGCGGTAAACGGTATGACGCAGTCATCATGGATCCCCCTTCCTATGGGCGCGGCAAAGAGGGCGAAACATGGAAACTCGAAAAGCACCTGTGGGAACTCTTGCAAGCCGTCAACGAAATCCTTGCGGAGCAGCCACTCTTTTTCCTGATTAACTCCTACACCACGGGGCTTTCGCCAACCGTTACGGAAAACTTGCTGCGCGAAATACTGGAAGGCCGCGGCGGGACATTCAGCTCCGGCGAAATTGGCATCCCGATTCAACATGATGGCAAAGTATTACCGTGCGGCATTTACGGGCGCTGGGAACAGTGA
- the msrB gene encoding peptide-methionine (R)-S-oxide reductase MsrB, with amino-acid sequence MNGKTQKSHDEWRAQLTPEQYRITREQGTERPFTGATWNTTEKGIYICVCCGNELFYSEHKFDAGCGWPSFWQPSTADNIETRADHSHGMVRTEVVCHRCEAHLGHVFPDGPPPTGVRYCMNSGAMTFVPIKTE; translated from the coding sequence ATGAACGGAAAAACACAAAAAAGCCATGACGAGTGGCGCGCCCAGCTCACACCCGAGCAGTACCGCATCACGCGCGAACAAGGGACGGAGCGTCCATTTACCGGAGCAACGTGGAATACAACCGAAAAAGGTATCTACATTTGCGTTTGCTGCGGCAATGAGCTTTTTTATTCCGAGCATAAATTTGATGCCGGTTGCGGCTGGCCGAGCTTTTGGCAGCCAAGCACAGCAGACAACATTGAAACTCGGGCGGATCATAGCCATGGAATGGTGCGCACGGAAGTTGTTTGCCATCGTTGCGAAGCACATCTGGGACACGTTTTCCCTGACGGCCCACCACCCACGGGAGTGCGTTACTGCATGAATTCAGGTGCCATGACGTTTGTGCCAATCAAGACAGAATGA
- a CDS encoding amidohydrolase family protein, giving the protein MSLADFPLFDSHLHIIDSRFPLIPNEGYLPNPFPCEAYLSQMQAYTLVGGAVVSGSFQGFDQHYLIDTLRTLGQNFVGVTQLPATVSDATLQELDCAGIRAIRFNLKRGGSAEIQDLDRLARRAHEVVGWHAELYIDSRELEALYPVLISLPAVSIDHLGLSLAGFPTLLRLAEKGVHVKATGFGRVDFDIATALRTLCHANPDALMFGSDLPSTRAPRPYQHSDFTLIFETLGETNAQKVLLTNALEFYRQVAA; this is encoded by the coding sequence ATGTCGCTTGCAGATTTTCCTCTCTTTGACAGCCACCTGCATATTATCGACTCGCGCTTCCCCCTTATCCCCAATGAAGGCTATCTTCCCAATCCGTTTCCCTGCGAAGCCTATCTCTCCCAAATGCAAGCATATACACTGGTTGGCGGTGCAGTGGTTTCCGGCTCGTTTCAGGGATTTGATCAACACTACCTCATCGACACACTGCGCACGCTCGGCCAAAATTTTGTCGGTGTCACGCAATTGCCGGCGACGGTCTCCGACGCAACACTTCAAGAGCTTGATTGTGCTGGCATCCGTGCGATCCGTTTTAACCTGAAACGTGGCGGTTCTGCCGAAATACAGGATCTCGACCGACTAGCGCGACGCGCCCACGAAGTCGTCGGCTGGCATGCTGAGTTATATATCGATTCGCGGGAACTGGAGGCGCTCTATCCCGTACTGATATCGCTACCAGCCGTCAGTATAGACCATCTTGGCCTTTCTCTCGCTGGGTTCCCTACATTGCTCAGACTGGCCGAAAAAGGGGTACACGTCAAAGCAACGGGATTTGGCAGAGTGGACTTTGACATCGCAACCGCCCTGCGTACCCTTTGTCACGCAAATCCCGACGCGCTCATGTTCGGCAGCGACCTCCCTTCTACGCGTGCACCACGACCATACCAGCATAGCGATTTCACGCTGATTTTTGAAACACTTGGCGAAACAAATGCACAAAAAGTTTTACTGACAAATGCGCTTGAATTTTACCGCCAAGTAGCGGCATAG
- a CDS encoding paraquat-inducible protein A produces the protein MNLPTLDLSTENLTACPDCDLLQHIPPLKGSQKARCPRCGALFRSDRAEHWQRTLALALAAAIMFVVAHSIPLMGLSVVGRLNEATMIDGIIEMWSLGEHITATIVAFCVLIAPAIQIGFILVILITARRESVPAWVGSLLRLWDFSRIWSMSEVMLLGILVALVKLSQIATILPNIGFYATGILVFLLAAMITSFESASIWSRITWHNGTRNGDTCRLP, from the coding sequence ATGAACCTCCCGACACTTGACTTGAGTACAGAAAACCTTACGGCCTGCCCCGATTGTGACCTACTCCAGCACATCCCACCACTGAAAGGGTCGCAAAAAGCACGTTGTCCCCGTTGTGGCGCTCTCTTCCGTAGCGACCGGGCAGAACATTGGCAACGGACACTAGCACTGGCACTTGCTGCGGCAATCATGTTTGTGGTGGCTCACTCAATCCCACTGATGGGACTCAGCGTCGTTGGCCGTCTGAACGAGGCGACTATGATCGATGGAATCATCGAAATGTGGTCACTTGGCGAGCACATCACCGCCACTATTGTAGCTTTCTGCGTCTTGATCGCGCCCGCCATCCAAATTGGATTTATACTGGTTATCCTGATTACCGCACGCCGGGAGAGTGTTCCTGCTTGGGTTGGCTCACTGCTACGGCTATGGGATTTTTCGCGCATCTGGTCGATGTCAGAAGTGATGTTGTTGGGCATTTTGGTGGCACTCGTCAAGCTTTCACAAATCGCAACTATTCTGCCAAACATCGGCTTTTACGCCACCGGCATCTTAGTCTTTCTCCTTGCGGCCATGATTACCAGTTTCGAAAGTGCTTCGATCTGGAGCCGCATCACGTGGCACAATGGAACCAGAAATGGGGACACATGCCGCCTGCCATGA
- a CDS encoding paraquat-inducible protein A: protein MAQWNQKWGHMPPAMKSAHQLGLVRCKSCGLLCRATQEEVAHYCPRCGKKLLYRITRSEQRTWAFTIAAAICYLPANLLPVMNSTSLSGTVADTIISGIASLYASGSWHLALIVLVASICIPLAKLLALVHLLTARYNHKQWGNRERTRLYRVVRYIGRWSMLDVFVITFAVALVQFDSLMSATPGPGVIFFAAVVVLTMLAAESFDPRIIWDREQTEKEIR, encoded by the coding sequence GTGGCACAATGGAACCAGAAATGGGGACACATGCCGCCTGCCATGAAAAGCGCCCACCAACTTGGTCTTGTCCGGTGTAAAAGTTGCGGTCTTCTGTGCCGTGCCACGCAAGAAGAGGTAGCACACTACTGCCCCCGCTGCGGCAAAAAACTCCTGTATCGAATCACCCGCTCAGAGCAACGGACGTGGGCATTTACAATTGCCGCCGCCATTTGCTACTTGCCAGCGAATCTTTTACCCGTCATGAATTCCACTTCGTTAAGTGGCACGGTGGCCGACACTATCATCAGCGGCATTGCGAGTTTGTACGCTTCAGGCTCATGGCACCTTGCACTCATTGTACTGGTCGCCAGCATCTGCATTCCACTCGCAAAACTGTTGGCGCTGGTACATTTGCTAACCGCACGATATAATCATAAACAGTGGGGCAATCGCGAACGAACGCGACTGTATCGCGTCGTACGCTATATCGGGAGATGGTCCATGCTGGATGTTTTTGTGATCACGTTCGCCGTTGCACTGGTACAATTTGACTCACTCATGTCAGCAACACCTGGCCCTGGGGTGATCTTTTTTGCTGCTGTTGTTGTGCTCACAATGCTAGCGGCAGAATCATTCGACCCACGGATCATTTGGGATAGAGAGCAGACAGAAAAGGAGATACGATGA
- a CDS encoding intermembrane transport protein PqiB, which yields MNDTLNTLPTAEIVAPKRSTLSIVWIIPILAAIIAIGIAVQSHLSKGPTVTIIFQAAAGIEAGKTFVKYKDINIGHVKSIRLSEDYQKIEVTAQIDKHAAGLMVEGTRFWVVQPRITMSGISGIGTLLSGNYIGVEPGKSEQEQHVFVALDTPPVIPDDQLGSAFTLQTDNLGSLGVGTPLYYRQLNVGQVTGYGIDDDGKTITIQIFVHAPYDRFVWDDTRFWHASGVDISLDAGGLAVKTQSLLSLFMGGIAFEEPIGTPRGEPAATASTFTLHDDRLKAFKPIETQIHRYTVSFQESLRGLTVGAPVTFLGLPIGEVTSIQLEYHPTTFGIHPRVEIAIYPDRLTGHLYGGAAMKEHIVSDLDQKNLLQNLVKKGLRAQLQTSNLLSGQLFVAFDYFPNAPQVTVDWTRDLPELPVMAGGIALYEKKLLTILDKFERLPLETLAQELTTALATFNTTLQETRQLVKQIDGEIAPEVRQTLDALQQVLATAQGALAKAETNLLDTDAPLQHELRDMLREVTRAAQSLHHLTEYLERHPESLLRGKTGGNN from the coding sequence ATGAACGATACCCTGAACACTCTCCCAACAGCTGAAATTGTTGCACCCAAACGGAGCACGCTTTCTATCGTCTGGATTATCCCGATTCTGGCAGCGATTATCGCCATCGGCATTGCCGTGCAGAGCCACCTGAGTAAAGGGCCAACCGTCACTATCATCTTTCAGGCTGCAGCTGGCATAGAGGCGGGGAAAACATTTGTAAAATATAAGGATATCAATATTGGTCACGTAAAGTCGATCAGACTATCAGAGGATTATCAGAAAATAGAAGTCACCGCGCAAATCGACAAGCACGCGGCTGGGTTGATGGTCGAAGGGACGCGCTTTTGGGTTGTGCAACCGCGCATTACCATGAGCGGAATTTCCGGTATCGGCACACTCCTCTCCGGCAACTATATCGGGGTTGAACCGGGCAAAAGCGAGCAGGAGCAGCATGTATTCGTTGCACTCGACACTCCGCCGGTCATCCCTGACGACCAGCTTGGGAGCGCGTTTACCTTACAGACCGACAACCTTGGCTCGCTTGGTGTTGGCACACCGCTCTACTATCGTCAATTGAATGTCGGACAGGTTACGGGGTACGGCATCGACGACGATGGTAAAACCATCACTATCCAAATCTTTGTTCATGCACCGTACGACCGTTTTGTCTGGGACGACACCCGCTTTTGGCATGCCAGCGGAGTGGACATTTCGCTTGATGCGGGTGGGCTGGCGGTGAAAACACAGTCGCTTCTCTCGCTGTTTATGGGCGGTATTGCCTTTGAAGAGCCTATCGGAACACCACGCGGAGAACCCGCCGCCACAGCGTCTACCTTTACTTTGCACGACGACCGTCTGAAAGCTTTCAAGCCCATAGAAACGCAGATACATCGCTACACGGTTTCTTTCCAAGAATCGCTGCGCGGACTCACCGTTGGCGCTCCCGTCACCTTCCTTGGGCTCCCGATCGGCGAAGTGACCTCCATTCAGCTCGAATATCATCCAACCACATTTGGCATCCACCCGCGCGTAGAAATTGCGATTTACCCCGACCGACTCACCGGGCACCTCTACGGCGGAGCAGCTATGAAAGAGCACATCGTCAGTGATCTTGACCAAAAAAATCTCCTGCAAAATCTTGTCAAAAAAGGACTCCGTGCCCAACTGCAAACTTCCAACCTTTTAAGTGGGCAACTTTTTGTAGCCTTTGACTATTTCCCCAACGCGCCACAGGTAACGGTCGATTGGACGCGCGACCTGCCTGAACTTCCCGTTATGGCGGGTGGTATTGCGCTGTACGAAAAGAAACTTCTGACCATTCTTGATAAATTCGAGCGGCTCCCGCTCGAAACGCTGGCGCAAGAACTCACGACGGCATTGGCAACTTTTAACACCACCTTGCAGGAAACCAGACAACTGGTAAAACAGATTGATGGCGAAATCGCTCCTGAGGTACGCCAAACCCTCGACGCCTTGCAACAGGTGCTGGCAACAGCGCAAGGGGCGCTGGCCAAAGCAGAAACAAACCTGCTGGATACCGATGCACCGTTGCAACATGAACTCCGCGATATGTTGCGCGAAGTGACGCGTGCTGCCCAAAGCCTGCATCACTTAACAGAATACCTAGAGCGGCATCCCGAGTCGCTGCTACGTGGAAAAACAGGAGGAAACAACTGA
- a CDS encoding PqiC family protein: MKKTRNWLFALIASLGFLSGCATTPPASFYTLNPLAMTHEQVLDVALLVERVTIPPTIDRPQMVRQHGADQVVFDEFHRWAAPLRYEMTRVIAMNLATLLGTSRVGTYPETTHLRGENNLYRVQVDATRIAATLGEAVLFDATWRVYPKDAPVAKSGRTNITIPTTDSSNNALAAAYSEALLRVSHDISLAIRELQQNP; the protein is encoded by the coding sequence ATGAAAAAAACACGAAACTGGCTCTTCGCTCTCATAGCGAGCCTCGGCTTCCTCAGCGGCTGCGCCACAACTCCGCCGGCCTCGTTCTACACACTCAACCCCTTGGCTATGACACACGAACAGGTGCTTGATGTGGCGCTGCTGGTCGAGCGCGTCACCATTCCGCCAACAATAGACCGTCCACAAATGGTACGGCAACATGGTGCCGACCAAGTTGTTTTTGATGAGTTTCACCGTTGGGCGGCGCCACTACGCTACGAAATGACCCGCGTAATTGCCATGAACCTCGCGACACTGCTCGGAACATCGCGCGTCGGCACGTATCCAGAAACCACTCACTTACGGGGAGAAAACAACCTGTACCGCGTGCAAGTCGACGCCACGCGCATCGCGGCGACATTAGGCGAAGCGGTGCTTTTTGATGCCACGTGGCGAGTGTACCCCAAAGACGCTCCCGTAGCGAAAAGTGGACGGACAAACATCACAATACCCACCACTGATAGTAGCAACAATGCGCTCGCCGCGGCTTACAGCGAGGCATTGTTGCGCGTCAGTCATGACATCAGTCTCGCCATTCGCGAGTTGCAGCAAAATCCTTAA
- a CDS encoding ABC transporter ATP-binding protein: MIQLKGIEKTYQRGVETVHALAGVSLEINAGEMVAIVGQSGAGKTTLLHILGCLDVPTKGEMHFDGVRVDTMREAELVALRRQKIGFIFQQFHLIPGLSVADNIALPLLFAKQKANPTRIAELATMVGLKERLHHTPGQLSGGEMQRVAIARALVGNPEIILADEPTGNLDSANSEKIFGLLRDLHQTGITVVMITHNDELASRAERVIRLRDGKICHGLPAPVSQPLN, from the coding sequence ATGATACAACTTAAAGGAATCGAAAAAACCTACCAGCGGGGTGTCGAAACGGTTCATGCCCTTGCTGGAGTAAGTTTAGAGATCAATGCTGGCGAAATGGTAGCGATTGTCGGGCAGTCCGGTGCAGGGAAAACCACATTACTGCATATTCTTGGCTGCCTTGATGTTCCTACCAAAGGGGAAATGCACTTTGATGGTGTCCGTGTTGACACCATGCGCGAAGCGGAACTCGTTGCCTTGCGTCGCCAGAAAATCGGCTTTATTTTTCAACAGTTTCATCTGATACCTGGGCTGAGTGTGGCGGATAACATCGCCTTGCCGCTGCTGTTTGCCAAGCAAAAGGCCAATCCGACCCGCATTGCTGAATTGGCGACGATGGTGGGGCTCAAAGAGCGCCTCCACCACACGCCGGGGCAACTCAGTGGTGGCGAAATGCAGCGGGTAGCGATTGCGCGTGCGCTGGTGGGGAATCCGGAAATTATTCTGGCTGACGAACCGACCGGCAACCTTGATTCTGCCAACAGCGAAAAGATCTTCGGTCTGCTGCGTGATTTGCACCAGACTGGCATAACGGTGGTGATGATTACGCATAACGATGAACTGGCGAGTCGTGCGGAGCGGGTGATCCGACTGCGTGACGGAAAAATATGCCACGGGTTGCCGGCACCAGTCAGTCAGCCCTTGAATTAA
- a CDS encoding ABC transporter permease, translating to MTGYLHLAIQNLLRHRTRSALTMLGIAASVGVLFAVFSFNRGFEQSLVQQLDKTGLHFMVVPSGCAHEVASLVLHGTVIPKYLDTGVMEQVLAAEGVTLATPILVAQLPNPAHGRIDLMYGIDMKTVRDIKPGWEITGTIPTAPDEILLGYEIAEHANIKPGDTMSFPQHPTPLRVAGIIGNTSSPDDAFIYIPITTAQQMQGNPTGATAIGVKVAHPEQMWNITDALSKEVPGIQIVTMGEVMNSISNLAASAKSLSLAIALIAVLISAVGVMNSILMAVFERTQEIGMMRAVGASRFDIFQMIIKETSILSLAGGVVGILLAVIGSRGIEAFVRSVMPYVPSGDLVQFEPSVALASIGFIFVVGLLAGLYPAWKASTINPIEAIKG from the coding sequence ATGACGGGCTACCTTCATCTTGCCATACAAAACCTGCTGCGCCATCGCACGCGTAGTGCCTTAACCATGCTGGGGATTGCCGCTTCGGTGGGTGTTCTTTTTGCTGTTTTTTCCTTTAACCGTGGCTTTGAACAGAGCTTAGTGCAGCAGCTTGACAAAACCGGCCTGCATTTTATGGTTGTCCCTTCTGGGTGTGCGCATGAGGTCGCATCCCTCGTGCTGCATGGCACCGTTATTCCGAAATATCTTGATACGGGTGTAATGGAGCAAGTGCTTGCTGCTGAAGGGGTAACGCTGGCAACGCCGATTCTGGTCGCACAGCTCCCCAACCCCGCTCATGGCCGCATTGATTTGATGTATGGCATCGACATGAAAACGGTGCGCGATATTAAGCCGGGGTGGGAAATCACCGGCACGATACCGACCGCCCCAGACGAAATTTTGCTGGGATATGAAATTGCCGAGCACGCCAACATAAAACCGGGCGACACGATGAGTTTTCCGCAACACCCGACACCGTTGCGCGTTGCGGGGATCATTGGCAATACCAGTTCGCCTGATGATGCGTTTATCTACATTCCTATTACAACCGCACAGCAGATGCAGGGAAATCCAACTGGTGCAACTGCTATTGGTGTAAAAGTCGCTCATCCTGAGCAGATGTGGAATATAACTGATGCGCTTTCCAAGGAAGTTCCAGGGATTCAAATTGTTACTATGGGCGAAGTGATGAATAGTATTTCTAACCTTGCTGCATCGGCGAAATCACTGAGCCTTGCGATTGCCCTGATTGCCGTGCTTATCAGCGCCGTCGGGGTGATGAACTCTATTCTGATGGCCGTTTTCGAGCGGACGCAGGAGATCGGCATGATGCGCGCTGTCGGGGCATCACGCTTTGATATCTTCCAAATGATTATTAAGGAAACTTCCATCCTCAGTTTGGCTGGCGGAGTCGTCGGGATTCTCCTCGCCGTGATTGGTTCGCGCGGCATCGAAGCCTTTGTGCGTAGTGTTATGCCATACGTTCCCAGTGGCGATTTGGTGCAGTTTGAACCCTCCGTTGCCCTTGCCAGCATTGGATTTATCTTCGTGGTCGGCCTGCTTGCCGGTCTCTATCCCGCATGGAAAGCGTCAACCATTAACCCAATCGAGGCGATAAAAGGATGA
- a CDS encoding DNA-binding protein, producing the protein MILAFLLVSLLLVGCSKEEKYGAGVNPQATVITVEDAFLKSEFLEKEAPITIAGNIQTQCTSNGCWFILRDATGQIFVDLARNNFTVPARGGREVTASGTLTVFNNNLLLVASGVAVK; encoded by the coding sequence ATGATTCTGGCTTTTTTGCTTGTCTCACTCCTGCTTGTTGGTTGTTCTAAAGAAGAAAAATACGGCGCTGGAGTAAACCCTCAAGCAACGGTCATTACGGTCGAAGATGCGTTCCTGAAGTCTGAATTTCTGGAGAAAGAAGCCCCTATCACCATAGCTGGAAACATTCAAACGCAGTGCACATCGAATGGTTGCTGGTTCATATTGCGCGATGCGACGGGGCAGATATTTGTCGATCTGGCACGCAACAATTTCACCGTTCCCGCTCGTGGTGGACGCGAAGTGACTGCGAGTGGCACACTCACCGTGTTTAATAACAACCTGCTGCTGGTTGCTAGCGGGGTGGCGGTCAAATGA